A single region of the Variovorax paradoxus genome encodes:
- a CDS encoding MBL fold metallo-hydrolase, whose translation MVRPTQQLHPAREPVPVRAAATVLLLRDSEAGIEVLMTRRSDRASFAPGAYVFPGGQIDAADEAAKRISTHRPTQSGLQLTQAIAAIREGFEELGVLLARHADGRPVSAEDIASMDRSTTSPVSFVEQCEQRGLLLASDQVFTLAHWITDRDLPKRFDVPFLVARMPEGQTPTADESEQFEPCWVRPADALARHAAGSFFMIFPTVRTLQRLAAYAKVDAVLQACAGEKPLWTSCPRAGLLGGQDARYMEGESPYGELALVCPDGQLLHTLDWQSEHAVPLLKNVQRLTAPNSGAMTGPGTNSYIVGDAATGYLVIDPGPNDAAHIGRLWRATQGDIRMIVCTHSHADHSPGAAPLQALCEKARPPILGLSSAPTARSSARFTAERELLDGERLVLSGTDAEGQKFTHTLRAIHTPGHAANHVCLVLEEDGLLFSGDHILNGSTTVVDPPDGDMNAYLESLDKLDAACEVGGIDFILPAHGYVIGSARAAIAQLKAHRLKREAKIASAMKKLPQGTPEDWLPLAYDDVPERMWPVAARSLAAHVARIRQLASAQ comes from the coding sequence ATGGTCCGCCCCACCCAACAACTCCACCCCGCACGCGAGCCGGTGCCTGTGCGCGCGGCAGCCACCGTGCTGCTGCTGCGCGATTCCGAAGCGGGCATCGAAGTGCTGATGACGCGCCGCTCCGACAGAGCAAGCTTCGCGCCAGGCGCCTATGTGTTTCCCGGCGGCCAGATCGACGCGGCCGACGAAGCCGCCAAGCGCATTTCCACCCACCGCCCAACGCAGAGCGGACTTCAACTCACGCAAGCCATCGCGGCCATTCGCGAAGGCTTCGAAGAACTGGGCGTGCTGCTTGCGCGCCATGCCGACGGCCGGCCGGTAAGCGCGGAAGACATCGCGTCCATGGACCGCAGCACCACGTCGCCCGTTTCCTTTGTGGAGCAGTGCGAGCAGCGCGGGCTGCTGCTCGCGTCCGACCAGGTGTTCACCCTCGCGCACTGGATCACCGACCGGGACTTGCCCAAGCGCTTCGACGTGCCCTTTCTTGTGGCGCGCATGCCGGAGGGCCAGACGCCCACGGCCGACGAAAGCGAGCAGTTCGAGCCCTGCTGGGTGCGGCCGGCCGACGCGTTGGCGCGCCATGCGGCGGGCAGCTTCTTCATGATCTTTCCGACGGTGCGCACGCTGCAGCGGCTGGCGGCCTATGCCAAGGTCGATGCGGTGCTGCAAGCCTGCGCCGGCGAAAAGCCGCTGTGGACCAGTTGCCCGCGCGCCGGGCTGCTCGGTGGGCAGGATGCTCGCTACATGGAAGGCGAATCGCCCTACGGCGAGCTCGCGCTGGTGTGCCCCGACGGCCAATTGCTGCACACGCTCGACTGGCAGAGCGAGCACGCGGTGCCGCTGCTCAAGAACGTGCAACGCCTGACCGCACCCAACTCAGGCGCCATGACCGGGCCCGGCACCAACAGCTACATCGTGGGCGATGCGGCCACGGGCTACCTGGTGATCGACCCGGGGCCCAACGATGCCGCGCACATCGGCCGGCTCTGGCGTGCCACGCAAGGCGACATCCGCATGATCGTGTGCACGCATTCGCATGCCGACCATTCGCCCGGCGCGGCGCCGCTGCAGGCGCTGTGCGAAAAGGCAAGGCCGCCGATCCTCGGGCTTTCTTCTGCACCCACGGCGCGTTCGTCCGCGCGCTTTACCGCCGAGCGCGAACTGCTCGACGGCGAGCGCCTGGTGCTTTCGGGCACCGACGCCGAAGGCCAAAAATTCACCCACACGCTGCGCGCCATTCACACGCCCGGCCATGCCGCCAATCATGTGTGCCTGGTGCTGGAGGAAGACGGCCTGCTGTTCTCCGGCGACCACATCCTGAACGGAAGCACCACCGTCGTCGACCCGCCCGACGGCGACATGAACGCGTACCTCGAGTCGCTGGACAAACTCGACGCGGCCTGCGAAGTGGGCGGCATCGACTTCATCCTGCCGGCGCACGGCTACGTCATCGGCAGCGCACGTGCCGCCATCGCCCAACTGAAAGCGCATCGCCTGAAGCGCGAAGCCAAGATTGCATCCGCCATGAAGAAACTCCCCCAAGGCACGCCTGAAGACTGGCTGCCGCTTGCCTACGACGACGTGCCCGAGCGCATGTGGCCCGTGGCGGCCCGCTCGCTGGCCGCGCACGTGGCGCGCATCCGGCAACTGGCTTCCGCCCAATGA
- a CDS encoding Bug family tripartite tricarboxylate transporter substrate binding protein — translation MTHSPFSRSFRPGLLLAGAALCVAASSAAFAQADWPQQPVTLIMGFPAGSGVDVVARAIQEPLARQLGKPVIIDYKSGAAGNIASEYVAHAKPDGYTLSFGTAATHGSNAALYKKLPFDVEADFVPVAPVLDVSNVLTINPEVINAKTLKEFVDLVKANPGKYNYASTGNGAGTHMAFAEFNSRLGLSMVHVPYKGGPEAITSVVRGETCCIMNQVQTVLPHYKAGKVRLLGVTTANPVAAVKEVPTIASSGLPGTKDFDSSIWFGIFAPKGTDPQIVNKLNAAVKTVLEQPEIRERFESQGNTVRIESPAQFKKTVHDNRVKWAEVAKAANISID, via the coding sequence ATGACTCATTCTCCCTTTTCACGTTCCTTCCGGCCCGGCCTGCTGCTGGCCGGCGCCGCGCTGTGCGTGGCCGCGTCGTCCGCCGCCTTTGCGCAAGCCGACTGGCCGCAGCAGCCCGTCACCCTGATCATGGGCTTTCCGGCCGGCTCCGGCGTGGACGTGGTGGCCCGCGCCATCCAGGAGCCGCTTGCCAGGCAGCTCGGCAAGCCCGTGATCATCGACTACAAGTCGGGCGCGGCCGGCAACATTGCAAGCGAATACGTGGCCCATGCCAAGCCCGACGGCTACACGCTCTCCTTTGGTACCGCCGCCACGCACGGCAGCAACGCCGCGCTCTACAAGAAGCTGCCGTTCGACGTGGAGGCAGACTTCGTGCCCGTGGCGCCGGTGCTCGATGTTTCGAACGTGCTCACCATCAACCCCGAGGTGATCAACGCAAAGACATTGAAGGAGTTCGTCGATCTCGTCAAGGCCAACCCCGGCAAGTACAACTATGCGTCTACAGGCAACGGCGCCGGCACGCACATGGCGTTTGCCGAATTCAATTCGCGCCTTGGCCTGAGCATGGTGCACGTGCCCTACAAGGGCGGGCCCGAGGCCATCACCTCGGTGGTGCGCGGCGAAACCTGCTGCATCATGAACCAGGTGCAGACGGTGCTGCCGCACTACAAGGCGGGCAAGGTGCGCCTCCTGGGCGTGACCACGGCCAACCCGGTGGCGGCCGTCAAGGAGGTGCCCACCATCGCCTCGAGCGGATTGCCGGGTACGAAGGATTTCGACAGCTCGATCTGGTTCGGCATCTTCGCGCCCAAGGGCACCGACCCGCAGATCGTCAACAAGCTCAATGCCGCCGTGAAAACGGTGCTCGAACAGCCCGAGATTCGCGAGCGCTTCGAAAGCCAGGGCAACACCGTGCGTATCGAATCGCCCGCGCAGTTCAAGAAGACGGTGCACGACAACCGCGTGAAGTGGGCCGAGGTGGCCAAGGCCGCGAACATCAGCATCGATTGA
- a CDS encoding formate dehydrogenase subunit delta, whose translation MHVDQLIRMVNQMGSFFEAMPDRGEALQDLALHLKRFWEPRMRRELLAHLDADGSGALNPVSAEAIRVHRALLE comes from the coding sequence ATGCATGTAGACCAGCTGATTCGCATGGTGAACCAGATGGGCAGCTTCTTCGAAGCCATGCCCGACCGCGGCGAAGCCCTGCAGGACTTGGCGCTGCACCTCAAGCGCTTCTGGGAGCCGCGCATGCGCAGGGAGCTGCTCGCGCACCTGGATGCGGATGGAAGCGGGGCGTTGAACCCGGTGTCGGCCGAGGCGATTCGCGTTCACCGGGCGTTGCTCGAATAG
- the fdhD gene encoding formate dehydrogenase accessory sulfurtransferase FdhD encodes MNLADIPLRPGGAELLPVRGVRARQAFDNRDWVAVEIPVALEFNGIAHAVMLATPTDLADFALGFALSEGILLARGELYGIEEEYGPEGITLKLEVASAAFARLKDRRRSMAGRTGCGLCGTESLAHVARALPALPPGPSLAKSAVARGMRELASLQVLQKVTGAVHAAAWCTAEGEALLVREDVGRHNALDKLVGALAKSTVAASTGFIAVTSRASFEMVQKTVAAGVPLLAAVSASTSMATAVAQETGLTLAGFVRGDDLVIYTHPGRLNGQPATA; translated from the coding sequence ATGAACCTGGCCGACATACCGCTGCGGCCCGGAGGCGCCGAGTTGCTGCCCGTGCGCGGCGTGCGCGCACGGCAGGCTTTCGACAACCGCGACTGGGTGGCCGTGGAGATACCGGTTGCGCTGGAGTTCAACGGCATTGCGCACGCCGTGATGCTTGCAACACCCACCGACCTGGCCGACTTTGCGCTGGGCTTTGCGCTCAGCGAGGGCATCTTGCTGGCGCGCGGCGAGCTCTACGGCATCGAGGAAGAGTACGGGCCCGAGGGCATTACCCTGAAGCTCGAAGTCGCAAGCGCGGCCTTCGCGCGGCTGAAGGATCGGCGCCGCTCGATGGCCGGCCGCACGGGCTGCGGACTGTGCGGCACCGAAAGCCTCGCGCATGTCGCGCGCGCGCTGCCGGCTTTGCCGCCGGGCCCCTCGCTCGCGAAGAGCGCTGTGGCCCGCGGCATGCGGGAGCTTGCGTCGCTGCAGGTGCTGCAGAAGGTGACGGGCGCGGTGCACGCGGCGGCCTGGTGCACGGCAGAAGGCGAGGCCCTGCTGGTGCGCGAAGACGTTGGCCGGCACAACGCGCTCGACAAGCTGGTGGGTGCGCTTGCCAAGAGCACGGTGGCCGCTTCCACCGGCTTCATCGCCGTGACAAGCCGCGCGAGTTTCGAGATGGTGCAAAAGACCGTTGCGGCCGGGGTGCCGCTGCTGGCCGCGGTGTCGGCCTCGACCTCGATGGCCACGGCCGTCGCGCAAGAAACAGGACTGACGCTGGCGGGCTTCGTGCGCGGCGACGACCTCGTCATCTACACCCACCCGGGGCGGCTGAACGGCCAACCCGCAACCGCCTGA